CTGTGCGGAagtggaggaggagaaggagagcAAAGTTACGGAGCGGCCGTGCCGGGAGCGGCTGATGCCGGACACTACGAAACAGTGTACCCTTGAGGTAATTGAGTTCTATTAGCGTAGAGATGGCAACGCAAGAAGGATGATGTTTGACGTGGAACAGAACGTGGAGGAGAATACCGTTAATAGGAACATTATTTGCCAGAGAACTGactttgtattttttctttcttgtctCTCTTTGATAGGTACATGTATTGAAAGCGAATACGGATGACTCCCAACAGGTACAGCTTACTAAATCTAAATGTCAAAAACAGGTTAACAGTTTAGGTGGCAGGCTCGTCGGTGGTGCAACGCCCGTGGACGTGAAGGAACCGACGCACATCGAGCGCGTGCGTCTGGGATTGGTTGGATACGAGAGTGGAAAGCATAGGTTCGTGATTTGTGCCCCGTAGTCGGGTAATTGTATGTCCTCTGGGTCCAACATTGCCTTCACATCAAACCTGCTCATTTCAGCAACTTCGAGATCCTGTTCGGCACGGTCCAGGTAGTGGCGGGCACCATACACCGCTACAAGATCGCGCTGAAGGATGACGACCAAAAGGTGTACAGTACGTGCGATGTGAAGGTGTTCACTCCGCTTCCGTCCGCCGCAAATGGCAGCAAGCCGGACTACGATTTCGATTgtcaggaggaggaggaggcagcagcagccgctggTGCCCATCGCGCGCGACGTGATGTGGTGGCGGCACCGCCGAAAAAGCTCAACAAGGTACCGAAAGCCGGCGCTGCCCAGGAACTGACGCCCGAGGAGTACGCCAAGGAGGAACATCAAACGCGCGTCCGCACCGGtctgcagcagcagtcggCACTGGTCGATGGCAGCGGCAACGAGCGGAAGGTGAAGATTGTCGGCGCAACGGTGCAGCTGGTCGCCGGCAAATCGTACACCTACCGTCTGTCCTTCCCGGACGACGAGCTGAAGCGCGTCTGCAAGCTGACCGTGTGGGAGAAGCCCTGGCTGAAGGAGAAGGCCCCGCAGGAAGCGTTCAAGGCGTCGTTCGAGTGTCCGGACGGTGCGAAGCGTACCAAGCGTGCAACAGTGGGAGTCGACTGTCTGGGCTGTGCGTCACCGCTGGCGGCCAATGAGTATGGCAACAGCGAGCATCAGGAGCGCATCAACAAGATTCTTTCCTTCCACGGGCTTACGCGCGGAAAGTGAGTGGCACACAAAGTGCGAAACACCAATTTGCCTATCTCACACCATTCACACTGTCTGCTCTGCTGCTTAATATCTTTCCCAGCTCGCTGAAGGTCATCAATGCGACTAGCCAGGTCGTGGCCGGTATGAAGTACGTCTACTTCATCCAGCACAACAATGCCGTCTGCAAGCTGACGTCGTGGGAGCGTGTCTGGTTGGCCCAGTCGCATCCGGAGGATGCTTACAAGTACACGTACGACTGCGAAAAGGAGgcgggtccgacgaaggcacGCACCCGGCGCTCAGTCGTCCCCGGTGGATCCCGTTCGCTGTCGCAGGATGAGCTTGCGGCTGACGAGCACGTGGAACGTGTGGACAAGATTTTGGTTTCGAGCGGTGGATCGAAGGAATCGTCGTAAGTACCGAGGGCGCACAGAGGCCGGAATCATTCCGCATGCGATGTTTGTTGTAACGAAGCCGTGTAGatgtgcgagcgcgcgcgcgcgcgccaaaTTCTGATCATTCTTCCCGAGTACAATCTTGAATATATAACAATGTAGATCGAATATTGAGCCCAATGTTGGCAAATGGTGCAAACCTAATGTTGGTGCCGTATCTGACTAATCCCATTTCCCGAACGTACTGAATGTATCTGTCTGTCACTGTAGCATTATTAACCATAACACTAAATGCTTTGTCAATGGTAAGAGTGATGCATGATCGTTACTAACCTTACTACCAGATTTGAACCGTACGAAGGCGCtaattaaaattatcaaaaatataataattgtTCACAAGCATGATATCggattgtttcgttttgtgtgATTTATCTAACGGCATGTGGAAACCAAAAATCGAAAGAACCAACCGCTAACTAACCCTGTTGCCCACTAATGGTAAGGACAGATATAATTATAATCTTTAGCATAATAGTAGCTAACTACAATGTAACCTTTCTTTTGCTATCAAGtagaacaaataaataaaaacaatctttTACTTCGTCAGTAATGCCCGGATTGTGAGCGGAACCGTGCAGATAGTGTCCGGCAAGCTGTACAAATATGCCGTCGAGTTTGACGTGGACGGAAGCAGCAAGCTTTGCAAGCTGTCCTCCTGGGAACGGCCATGGCTGGAGAAGAAGGACCCGACGGAAGCGTACAAGTACACCGTGTCCTGTCCGAGCGAAAAGGCTGCGGCCCGTCAGCGCCGACACGCGAAGAAAGCGGGCAGCTCCAACGAACTGACGGCGGAAGAGCTGAAGGACAAGTCGCACGTGGAGCGCATCAGAGCCGGCATGGTGTCGTACAATTCGGAGCGTTCGAAAGCGTACAagtatgtatttaaaaaaaaagaaagaaaaataacatcaGCTTGGCAGCTAATTGCTAATGTCATCCATTTGTTTGCAGTGAGTTTGAAATTCTGGCTGGATCGACGCAACAGGTCGCCGGTTCCCTGTACAAGTACACCTTCCGCGTGACGAGCGAACCGgacattgtgtgcaaaatATCCATCTGGGAGCGCGTCTGGTTGGAGTCGCAGGATCAGCGCAAGTACAACGTCAAATGTACCGGTGACGACGACACGGAACAGCAACCGGATATCAAAAGCCCCCAGCAGCCAGATGCGCCGGCACCAACGCCGGTCACCACCGCCCCGTCCGTAAAGCGCCGATCGGTGCGATCGCTCAAGATCGACGACGATGCGCACGTGCGTCGGATGTTCGATAAGTTCAGGCACCATCATCGCCGTCAGTACGCCAGCTCGATGGAGCACGAGATGCGCTTCAACATCTTCCGCAACAATCTGTTCAAGATCGAGCAGCTGAACAAGTTCGAGCGCGGTACGGCCAAGTACGGTGTGACCAAGTTCGCCGACATGACGGTGGCCGAGTATCGGGCGCACACGGGGCTAGTGGTGCCGAAGCACGATCGCGCCAACCACGTCGGCAACCGGGTGGCATCGGAGGAGGATGTGGCCGGGGTGGGCGATCTGCCGCGGTCGTTCGATTGGCGCGACCACGGTGCGGTAACGGAGGTGAAGAATCAGGGCAGCTGCGGCTCGTGCTGGGCGTTCAGTGCGGTCGGCAACGTGGAAGGGTTGCATCAGATCAAAACGAAGAAGCTGGAATCGTACTCGGAGCAGGAGCTGATCGACTGCGACAAGGTGGACAATGGATGCGGCGGTGGCTACATGGATGATGCTTTCAAGTAGGACAAGAGTGGAATCACCCCGGTGCTATCGAATGTGTTCGCTAAAGTATCTTTCTCTTCTTTCCGCACAGGGCTATTGAGCAGCTGGGTGGGCTGGAGCTGGAGAACGACTACCCGTACGAAGCGAAGGCACAAAAGTCGTGCCATTTCAACCGCTCGCTTAGCCACGTGCAGGTGAAGGGTGCCGTCGATATGCCGAAGAACGAAACCTACATTGCGCAGTACCTGATCAAGAATGGTCCGATCGCGATCGGGCTGAACGCGAACGCGATGCAGTTCTACCGCGGCGGCATATCGCACCCGTGGCATCCGCTGTGCAACCACAAATCGATCGACCACGGTGTGCTGATCGTGGGCTACGGCATCAAGGAGTACCCGATGTTCAACAAGACGCTGCCGTACTGGATCATCAAGAACTCGTGGGGTCCGAGGTGGGGCGAGCAGGGTTACTATCGCATCTATCGCGGTGACAACTCGTGCGGCGTTAGCGAAATGGCCTCGTCCGCTATACTAGCGTAGAGTGCGTAGAAGTGTGTAtgagtttgcgcgcgtgtgtgtgtgtatgggtgcgTTTTTACTGCGTACCGTCTATTTTACCAACTCTTTGAAATTTTATACCCTTTTTTACTTTGCATGTGTATCAAGGTTTTAAAAATACTCTAATTTTCCGAAGAACAAATATACAGAGCTGTACAAAATCGGATCGAAAGTACGCGTTGTGGTGAATGATAGTGTTCCGAATTAAACATACGTTTAATGTACAAAATATCACGCgtcattttaaatatttaaatacattttctagAAAAAGGAACATCCCttctagtgatgtgctctttgaAGCGCAGCCACGACTTCGATTCGGACTCCGGCTAATGTTAGTCCGATttcgactccggcaaaatccgAACCACTAGTCAAAAGGAGCCATCCGGTGTAACGCGATTGTAAGcggcatttcatttcgttgtgtttttttgtctttcattTTGCGCGTGCACTTCGGATACAGGCTTTTGTTTCGAAAgccaactccagacgacttcgactccaaccgattccggatgactccaacttccaacgactccggatgactccaattTCCAACGACTCTGACAGACTCCGGCCAACTCCGACAGACTCCGgccaactccgaacgactccgggcgattccggactgTTCCGGACAACGCCGGATAATGCTGCGCTGACCTaacttccggagtcgattccgaaattatcggagtcggctccggattttggccaactttacccatcacttaTCCGTTCGATACGAAGCAACGCTAGCAGCTCGATGATTTGTGTGCGATGTTTTCTTCTGGGTAATAACATCGAACGCCTGCTGCACAACTACCACTACAATCAGCTGTCAAGTGTCGAgagagtgtttgtgtttatgtttacATTCTACTTTACAACAGCACAGCCACAAGTGCGTAGTTCTATTCTTTGTTACACCATTGCACCGAGAACAAGCTCATCTAATTATCCGAGTGAGTCACACGTTAGGCTGATAAATACGGTGAGTCAATCCGTCCCTTCCCCATTGATTGAAGTGATTGTCCCTTCAACCCCGTTTGCTTCCAGTACGCAATGGCCAGCGAACCTAAGTGCGGAGGAGTTTCGGACGATCCGGAGCTAAACAAGGAAGAGCATGCGGAGCGCATCGGTGCCGCCCTGGCCACCACGGATGGTCATGCTGGCAAAGCGTACAAACTGCACCGCGTGACGAAGCAGGTCGTGGCCGGGGTGCAGTACGTGTACTTCATTTCGTTCGAGAATGAGGAATCTGGCCAGCAGTACAAGATAACCGTTTGGGAGCGACCCTGGCTGAAGGAAAAGGATCCGGCCGAGGCACGCAAGATCACGTTCGAGGTGCACAACGGATGACGAATTCAGATCTGTCTCAGTGAGTCAtcgtgtttgtatgtttgttaaaAGCGTCTCTCGCTTCGTTTATTGAGTAAGATCAacattttgtatgttttgtcATATTTCGGGTGGATGATATGAATATTGTTACAATTAGTTTTTTGGTTAATACAATAAAACAGGTTTAAAACGAAGTTCTAAATTCCAAAATGAACTCCTTACCTTGTACTTACCATATTAGGGCACGGTAGAGCACTTTCTAGTTCAGCATTACGGTTAAGATCTCCCCTACTTGTACTCCATCAACCGTAGCAACAGCGCACGCAGCTTCCGGGCCTCCAGCCCGATCGTTGGTGGCTGCTCGCCCGAATCCTCCAGCGGTCCGGTCAACACAGACGGAATGGTAAGGCCGTACGCTTCGCAAGCGCGCAGGAAATTCAGCGTTTCCTGCAGCGCGATCGACGGCAGCACGATCGTCTGCTTCGCCATGCCGGTGAGCAGCCCAAGCACGCACCGCTTCACGTGGATCCACGTGTCGGCGCACAGCCGCGCTCCCGAGCCCCCGTCCAGTGCGTGCGCAATCCGCGACAGGCCAAACTCGTAATTGTTCTTTGCGCAGTACAGCGTCCCGATCACAAGGTTGACGATGCACAGATGCAAACACTGCCCCGTCGCGTTGCCCTTGCGCTCCTCCGCCCGTTCCACCTTGCGCATCAGCTCTTCCGCTTCCTCGTTCTGCGAGGTCATGATGTAGGCGACGCACAGGTTCGCCAGCACCGAGGCCGGGATCGACAGTATGTCGTCGTAGTTTTGGCGCACGATCGGTTCGTAGAAGGCGGCCGCCTCCTTGTACCGATCGCCGCGCATAAAAAGCACGTGGGCGGCGTGTAGCCGCCAGGAGGGCGTCTCCGAGCAGAACTCGGCGCTGGCCCGAAACTCCCGCTCGGCGCCCTGGAAATCGTCCATGCGCCACGGTATCCAGGCGCGGGCCATCGCCACCGGCAGGTAGCTCTCGAGCGCTCCCTCATACTCGCGCAGCGCCATGCGCAGCGCGTTCTGATCCGTGGCCGACCGGCACTCCTGCACCTTGGCCGCCAGCGCCCGCAGCCTGCCCCCGATGCTGCTCGCCAGCGTGCCGAGCTTCTGTTCCGCCTCTTCCGGCGTCGACTGGGCGGTAATCAGTGCGTCCAGCAGATCGTACAGGTACGGCGACAGGTACTTGTACGTCAGGTGCGTATGCTCGGCCAGGATGTCCGCGGCCGTGTCGTACATTTCGTGCTTgcagcagagcagcagcagattggCGAACGTTTCCGGCGGGCAGGCCGGCGGGCCGAGCTCGAGCAGAAAGGCCAACCGACGCAAACCGGCCCCGCCACCGGTCGGATCGGTCAGCGCCATGTTGTGCAGCGTGACCGGATCGAGCTCCGGTTCCGAGCGTGGCGGTAGATCGGTCAAAGCTTCCCGCGCACCGTCCGCTGTGAGTGGACAAGGAGGAAATTACTATGACAATGCCAATATCACAACCTTCCCCAATACCCCCCTTGCCAAACGTACCATTGCCTTCCTGGTATTCGATGGCCGCCTTAAGATTGAAGGCTTGCGCAAGCCCAGAAGCAGCCAGCGCGGGAGGATTGCCCACGCTACGCGCACCGCCTTCCGTTTCCGCCTGTGCACCGACGCCCAGCTCCGGATGGTTGCGTATGCCACGTTCCACAATCTCGGCGATGTAGTTGAGCGCCTGCGAGTTTTCCTTGCGCCGATAGTGACACAGGGCCGCATTGTAGGCGACGTGCGGGTTAAACCCACCGGCCTGCAGCGCCGACACGTAGCGCTGCAGCGCGTCCTCGTACATGTTCGCCTGGTACAGCAGACAGCCCTCGTCGTTTTTGGTGCTCGCCTCCTGCCCATTACCGTCCtggcgctgcagcagcagcgactgTGCCGCAGTGTAATCCTCATTCCCGTAAGCGATGGCCGACTGCAGCTGGAGCACCTTGTCCTTCAGCTCGGGCGAGTCCAGCCCGGTGGCGATGATTTTCTGCGCCTCCTCGAACAGGCCCGCCTGGAAGAGGGACTGCGCGTAGTACAGGCGGTACTCCTGCACATCCGGCACGAGATTGAGCAGATGTTCGTAGCAGTTGGCCGCCTCGATAAAGTCCTGCGTTTGGTAGTAGCAGTGGCCGAGCAGCGAAAGGCCGGCACGCGTCGTGGACGATTCCGGAATAGTGTTGAGCGTGTTGATTGCATCCTGGAATCGTTCCTCCTTGATCTGAAATTGGAAACGGACCGTCACTAGTTGGAATTTCTGCGGAAAGGGGGCACACTTTCGCTTACCATGGTATAAATTGTTTTCGTATATTCACCATCGCGAATAATCATATTTTGCGAAAACATGCTGTATAGACACTGTTGTTACTCGGCTATTTCTCTGAGCTGGAATTTAATTGGAGTTCTGCTGTTTGTTGAAGAACCAACATTGCCATGGCAACGATCTACCCAAGCCAGAATACGTGACTGAGAAAGAATTGCGAAATGGTATCCAAACTGTACTTAGCTAAACTTTTCCAAATTACAAATTTGTTGAAATACATTGCTTTTTTACATACTTAAAAAGCATTGAAATTACAAcgatttaaattcaaatattaaatattccCTCGTTTGCTCTATGCCGATAGTACAGGGGTTTTAGctcaaaaataaactaaactttTAATccacaaacaaatattttcaacagtagattttagaaatattgTAATGTCTTTACTAATTGAAGAAGTTCTATCAGTTCAGTGTAAATTATTTATCAGAAATCCCAATCAAaaattgctaaaaaataacGATGCTTCAGATTAACCCGGCGACCCCTGCACGTTTGTAAACAAAGAGCGAAGCCACCTGTCAAAAGCACCGCGCGCCATACGCCGTTCCGGGAAAGGCAGACGAACAATTCAAAACCGCGCACATCGTGGTGGCCATTTCGCAAACCACTATCGCCGTGTAAGTAAGTGCCCTTGCTGCTGTGCTAATGCTGCGTAAGAAGCTTAAACTAGACGAGCTATCACCAGCCGCCGGACTGCCGTGTGTGCCCATCGGTGAATTCTCACTTTCCCAGTTTGCAAATGTACCGAAGGCAAAACTGGGCGCATCCAATGTTCCCGCTGAAACTGGTGCCAAAATACAAGAGAACCAAACGAAACCGGAACCAACGACCGGTACAGTAGCCGTACCAGCTATGAGTAGCGCTGGCCCGCTTCCATACTGGCAGCAGGTTTACCAGATCGAACGAGAACTTTCCGCAGCACTGCGTCAAGTTGCCCTGCCGTGGGATGTGGCCGCCTGCTACGATCCAATCGAGTACGCGGCCGAGATTCACTGCGCCTATTTGCAGCGGTTTCTCGACGGTCCGAAGCCGATACTGTTCATCGGCATGAATCCAGGGCCGTGGGGCATGTGCCAAACTGGGGTGATGAtaatcattcattcattcatttgttttaGTAATCCAGCGGCTGGGAACGACTCGGGAATACTAATACCTCTTTCGCTACCTTCTATTACAGGTACCATTCGGTTGCGTTCCGGCCGTGCGCGACTGGATGGGATTGCGTGGAACGGTGTCGAAACCATCGCCCGAGCTAGCTGCCAGACCGGTGGAAGGATTGGCGTGCACGCGCGAGGAACAGAGTGGAAAGCGCTGGTGGGGATTGTTCGAAGAGCTGTGCGGCACGTCGGACCGCTTCTTCCGGTCCTGCTTCGTGTACAATCTGTGCCCGTTGGCGTTTTTCCACCAGAGCGGACGAAACATAACGCCCAGTGAGCTGAAGGTATTGCTGAAGGCCCAAAACGTCCGCTGCACTCTCCGTTCTTATCGTCGATATTTCCTTCTTTCTTGCTCTTTTAGGGAAAAGCAAAGGGAGAAATTCAATCCATCTCGGAAGCATTCCTGGCAAAGGCATTAGCGCTGCTAAAACCGACCGTTGTGGTATCGGTTGGACGGTACACGGAGGATCGCATGAAAACGCTCACCAAACAGAACCGCCTAGATCCGGCAGTTGTTACGCACTGTATGCCGCACCCGAGCCCTCGCAGCCTGAACAACACAAACTGGCCGGAGAAGGCCAAAAGCTGGCTCACCGTGCACGGTATTATGCCCTATCTAAGCGCACCGGGTCAAGAAGCGCCCAGCAGCGACTAAGAGTTGCAATTATTGTTACCTCTCTATACGAACAAGTATTCTCCTTC
This is a stretch of genomic DNA from Anopheles merus strain MAF chromosome 2R, AmerM5.1, whole genome shotgun sequence. It encodes these proteins:
- the LOC121589575 gene encoding single-strand selective monofunctional uracil DNA glycosylase — its product is MLRKKLKLDELSPAAGLPCVPIGEFSLSQFANVPKAKLGASNVPAETGAKIQENQTKPEPTTGTVAVPAMSSAGPLPYWQQVYQIERELSAALRQVALPWDVAACYDPIEYAAEIHCAYLQRFLDGPKPILFIGMNPGPWGMCQTGVPFGCVPAVRDWMGLRGTVSKPSPELAARPVEGLACTREEQSGKRWWGLFEELCGTSDRFFRSCFVYNLCPLAFFHQSGRNITPSELKGKAKGEIQSISEAFLAKALALLKPTVVVSVGRYTEDRMKTLTKQNRLDPAVVTHCMPHPSPRSLNNTNWPEKAKSWLTVHGIMPYLSAPGQEAPSSD
- the LOC121589571 gene encoding uncharacterized protein LOC121589571 isoform X2 is translated as MRPILQLGLLVVALLAAAATVTRAEEQPNPVTEAEVTSNSNGPTEEPEEEVQDAPSTVNGSSEGGIVAIHVDAVGGKEQLRPTLRGLSYLATSFLPRDFKFVEIVSASREVVAGVRYELLATAEDETTGQRHLCQLVILEKPWITNEYGEKYRTLEYTNCTLPSTHPAMAETATRLNEAFDANLRQKEELTPQRIEELEQQIVVEKGDMSTTPETQDSPVTGSSSSLPDAATTTEEGLSEAAKSAIDELFSFASAGSLQSANRDRSDQGAAAAGAEVVEEPMVRKVVAKERSEPEPTTEATTTSSTTIAPLDQQVQSTFDEVFKAHQEIQKALDDIIANGGGRDVQLKYRPVLDSLLQRVKASIDSYYRTTNGGDANVDTAAFVVRDNTNVTPNGGRPPARIVPSSASRNEDQSSQESDEGQQQQRQQLPDVNLQPPRANAPTAAATYGADSDEDENDQQIVTKEQLAQELNNEEGLQRVKKHTEGKPEEDTAVDSTTVSDADTAAVGDTTISAVKNSTPEATTPVAVPSSTSTAANRVATSSSSSSKESDESKKPKRTKTKKTASDSSDDTDEEENDTMGVKLSKEQLTRQLNADEGGQRRDKRDFSGGFADGSFGDFSGGSFGGGSYSDGGHYGGGGGYLGGGSYHGSYYIGGYNPYRRKYYRPSPYYYGGYRGKRDVAAVDDFPAEFNEQGERVVKQAELNEHSANLKPPKIERVTMAFGDSNEEEEDVVLTKEQLAQQLNADDGAFRRNKRGYSSSFDHSSSQQHHGHGYYGGYNVRPSYYNQPSPPGAYYGYYRGKRNTNPPDSNLVNLDDPIQEASMRAIATEAIQRLDQMDSDPYQRMLLEVLDARRVAQRSDKSRTTYVLSVLTANSRCAEVEEEKESKVTERPCRERLMPDTTKQCTLEVHVLKANTDDSQQVQLTKSKCQKQVNSLGGRLVGGATPVDVKEPTHIERVRLGLVGYESGKHSNFEILFGTVQVVAGTIHRYKIALKDDDQKVYSTCDVKVFTPLPSAANGSKPDYDFDCQEEEEAAAAAGAHRARRDVVAAPPKKLNKVPKAGAAQELTPEEYAKEEHQTRVRTGLQQQSALVDGSGNERKVKIVGATVQLVAGKSYTYRLSFPDDELKRVCKLTVWEKPWLKEKAPQEAFKASFECPDGAKRTKRATVGVDCLGCASPLAANEYGNSEHQERINKILSFHGLTRGNSLKVINATSQVVAGMKYVYFIQHNNAVCKLTSWERVWLAQSHPEDAYKYTYDCEKEAGPTKARTRRSVVPGGSRSLSQDELAADEHVERVDKILVSSGGSKESSNARIVSGTVQIVSGKLYKYAVEFDVDGSSKLCKLSSWERPWLEKKDPTEAYKYTVSCPSEKAAARQRRHAKKAGSSNELTAEELKDKSHVERIRAGMVSYNSERSKAYNEFEILAGSTQQVAGSLYKYTFRVTSEPDIVCKISIWERVWLESQDQRKYNVKCTGDDDTEQQPDIKSPQQPDAPAPTPVTTAPSVKRRSVRSLKIDDDAHVRRMFDKFRHHHRRQYASSMEHEMRFNIFRNNLFKIEQLNKFERGTAKYGVTKFADMTVAEYRAHTGLVVPKHDRANHVGNRVASEEDVAGVGDLPRSFDWRDHGAVTEVKNQGSCGSCWAFSAVGNVEGLHQIKTKKLESYSEQELIDCDKVDNGCGGGYMDDAFKAIEQLGGLELENDYPYEAKAQKSCHFNRSLSHVQVKGAVDMPKNETYIAQYLIKNGPIAIGLNANAMQFYRGGISHPWHPLCNHKSIDHGVLIVGYGIKEYPMFNKTLPYWIIKNSWGPRWGEQGYYRIYRGDNSCGVSEMASSAILA
- the LOC121589576 gene encoding cystatin-like protein isoform X2, producing MASEPKCGGVSDDPELNKEEHAERIGAALATTDGHAGKAYKLHRVTKQVVAGVQYVYFISFENEESGQQYKITVWERPWLKEKDPAEARKITFEVHNG
- the LOC121589576 gene encoding cystatin-like protein isoform X1, with protein sequence MFTFYFTTAQPQVRSSILCYTIAPRTSSSNYPSESHVRLINTYAMASEPKCGGVSDDPELNKEEHAERIGAALATTDGHAGKAYKLHRVTKQVVAGVQYVYFISFENEESGQQYKITVWERPWLKEKDPAEARKITFEVHNG
- the LOC121589571 gene encoding uncharacterized protein LOC121589571 isoform X1; this encodes MRPILQLGLLVVALLAAAATVTRAEEQPNPVTEAEVTSNSNGPTEEPEEEVQSRLTTGLRLEHELVKEQADAPSTVNGSSEGGIVAIHVDAVGGKEQLRPTLRGLSYLATSFLPRDFKFVEIVSASREVVAGVRYELLATAEDETTGQRHLCQLVILEKPWITNEYGEKYRTLEYTNCTLPSTHPAMAETATRLNEAFDANLRQKEELTPQRIEELEQQIVVEKGDMSTTPETQDSPVTGSSSSLPDAATTTEEGLSEAAKSAIDELFSFASAGSLQSANRDRSDQGAAAAGAEVVEEPMVRKVVAKERSEPEPTTEATTTSSTTIAPLDQQVQSTFDEVFKAHQEIQKALDDIIANGGGRDVQLKYRPVLDSLLQRVKASIDSYYRTTNGGDANVDTAAFVVRDNTNVTPNGGRPPARIVPSSASRNEDQSSQESDEGQQQQRQQLPDVNLQPPRANAPTAAATYGADSDEDENDQQIVTKEQLAQELNNEEGLQRVKKHTEGKPEEDTAVDSTTVSDADTAAVGDTTISAVKNSTPEATTPVAVPSSTSTAANRVATSSSSSSKESDESKKPKRTKTKKTASDSSDDTDEEENDTMGVKLSKEQLTRQLNADEGGQRRDKRDFSGGFADGSFGDFSGGSFGGGSYSDGGHYGGGGGYLGGGSYHGSYYIGGYNPYRRKYYRPSPYYYGGYRGKRDVAAVDDFPAEFNEQGERVVKQAELNEHSANLKPPKIERVTMAFGDSNEEEEDVVLTKEQLAQQLNADDGAFRRNKRGYSSSFDHSSSQQHHGHGYYGGYNVRPSYYNQPSPPGAYYGYYRGKRNTNPPDSNLVNLDDPIQEASMRAIATEAIQRLDQMDSDPYQRMLLEVLDARRVAQRSDKSRTTYVLSVLTANSRCAEVEEEKESKVTERPCRERLMPDTTKQCTLEVHVLKANTDDSQQVQLTKSKCQKQVNSLGGRLVGGATPVDVKEPTHIERVRLGLVGYESGKHSNFEILFGTVQVVAGTIHRYKIALKDDDQKVYSTCDVKVFTPLPSAANGSKPDYDFDCQEEEEAAAAAGAHRARRDVVAAPPKKLNKVPKAGAAQELTPEEYAKEEHQTRVRTGLQQQSALVDGSGNERKVKIVGATVQLVAGKSYTYRLSFPDDELKRVCKLTVWEKPWLKEKAPQEAFKASFECPDGAKRTKRATVGVDCLGCASPLAANEYGNSEHQERINKILSFHGLTRGNSLKVINATSQVVAGMKYVYFIQHNNAVCKLTSWERVWLAQSHPEDAYKYTYDCEKEAGPTKARTRRSVVPGGSRSLSQDELAADEHVERVDKILVSSGGSKESSNARIVSGTVQIVSGKLYKYAVEFDVDGSSKLCKLSSWERPWLEKKDPTEAYKYTVSCPSEKAAARQRRHAKKAGSSNELTAEELKDKSHVERIRAGMVSYNSERSKAYNEFEILAGSTQQVAGSLYKYTFRVTSEPDIVCKISIWERVWLESQDQRKYNVKCTGDDDTEQQPDIKSPQQPDAPAPTPVTTAPSVKRRSVRSLKIDDDAHVRRMFDKFRHHHRRQYASSMEHEMRFNIFRNNLFKIEQLNKFERGTAKYGVTKFADMTVAEYRAHTGLVVPKHDRANHVGNRVASEEDVAGVGDLPRSFDWRDHGAVTEVKNQGSCGSCWAFSAVGNVEGLHQIKTKKLESYSEQELIDCDKVDNGCGGGYMDDAFKAIEQLGGLELENDYPYEAKAQKSCHFNRSLSHVQVKGAVDMPKNETYIAQYLIKNGPIAIGLNANAMQFYRGGISHPWHPLCNHKSIDHGVLIVGYGIKEYPMFNKTLPYWIIKNSWGPRWGEQGYYRIYRGDNSCGVSEMASSAILA
- the LOC121589572 gene encoding tetratricopeptide repeat protein 30 homolog gives rise to the protein MFSQNMIIRDGEYTKTIYTMIKEERFQDAINTLNTIPESSTTRAGLSLLGHCYYQTQDFIEAANCYEHLLNLVPDVQEYRLYYAQSLFQAGLFEEAQKIIATGLDSPELKDKVLQLQSAIAYGNEDYTAAQSLLLQRQDGNGQEASTKNDEGCLLYQANMYEDALQRYVSALQAGGFNPHVAYNAALCHYRRKENSQALNYIAEIVERGIRNHPELGVGAQAETEGGARSVGNPPALAASGLAQAFNLKAAIEYQEGNADGAREALTDLPPRSEPELDPVTLHNMALTDPTGGGAGLRRLAFLLELGPPACPPETFANLLLLCCKHEMYDTAADILAEHTHLTYKYLSPYLYDLLDALITAQSTPEEAEQKLGTLASSIGGRLRALAAKVQECRSATDQNALRMALREYEGALESYLPVAMARAWIPWRMDDFQGAEREFRASAEFCSETPSWRLHAAHVLFMRGDRYKEAAAFYEPIVRQNYDDILSIPASVLANLCVAYIMTSQNEEAEELMRKVERAEERKGNATGQCLHLCIVNLVIGTLYCAKNNYEFGLSRIAHALDGGSGARLCADTWIHVKRCVLGLLTGMAKQTIVLPSIALQETLNFLRACEAYGLTIPSVLTGPLEDSGEQPPTIGLEARKLRALLLRLMEYK